Proteins encoded by one window of Cyanobium sp. NS01:
- a CDS encoding SRPBCC family protein, giving the protein MSSATGSPATSSADTGSCRLDTIQQEMEYLANGTRRLAVQLRLPLHADCLWAVLTDYPNLSSFIPNLASSRQLWRRGNRVCLEQVGTQQFCGLRFSAKVELELVEHREAGELRFAMRQGDFRRFEGVWRIGQEPGRSIPESSLLYELIVQGRPGMPLGLIEQRLRKDLASNLRGVQLEAMRRAAIN; this is encoded by the coding sequence ATGTCTTCAGCCACCGGGTCCCCTGCCACCAGTTCCGCCGACACGGGCAGCTGTCGCCTCGACACCATCCAGCAGGAGATGGAGTATCTGGCCAACGGCACCCGCCGCCTGGCTGTGCAGCTGCGGTTGCCGCTCCATGCCGACTGCCTCTGGGCCGTGCTCACGGACTATCCCAACCTCAGCAGCTTCATCCCGAACCTGGCCAGCTCCCGCCAGCTCTGGCGCCGCGGTAACCGGGTCTGCCTGGAGCAGGTGGGCACCCAGCAGTTCTGTGGCCTGCGCTTCAGTGCCAAGGTGGAACTGGAGCTGGTGGAACACCGTGAAGCCGGCGAGCTGCGCTTTGCGATGCGCCAGGGCGACTTCCGGCGCTTCGAGGGGGTCTGGCGGATCGGCCAGGAACCCGGGCGCAGCATCCCGGAAAGCAGCCTGCTCTACGAGCTGATCGTGCAGGGCCGGCCCGGCATGCCGCTGGGTTTGATCGAGCAGCGCCTGCGCAAGGACCTGGCCAGCAACCTGCGTGGCGTCCAGCTGGAGGCGATGCGCCGGGCCGCCATCAACTGA
- a CDS encoding histidine kinase, with protein MLNLLLVATGQQLASADLRALLQVLKRDDLGFEVKLEIADPRRQPQLLELHRLLATPALVKLSPAPRQVFAGSPISPRLQSWLPRWQQLAVVNDLGINRGSLDLEASRSRRELQLEDQLLVMRQENETLIERLGIQERLLRMVAHELRTPLTAAKLALQSHQLGQIDERRYQEVVRRRLDDIEALSKDLLEVGTTRWEALFNPKRLSLGKLAAEAILELEKLWVGKALRLITDIPADLPDVYGDERRLHQVLLNLLENAFKFTPSGGEVRLTLLHRTEQWLEVSVGDSGPGIPAAQQKQIFLDRVRLPQTADTTSGYGVGLSVCRRIAEVHGGRIWVVSEPGEGACFHVTVPVWSGQDQPALTKGHPGP; from the coding sequence GTGCTGAACCTGCTGCTTGTGGCCACCGGCCAGCAGCTGGCCAGTGCCGATCTGCGGGCCCTGCTGCAGGTGCTCAAACGCGACGATCTGGGCTTCGAGGTGAAGCTGGAGATCGCTGATCCGCGCCGGCAGCCGCAACTGCTGGAGCTGCACCGGCTGCTCGCCACCCCGGCCCTGGTGAAGCTCTCCCCCGCGCCCCGCCAGGTGTTTGCCGGCAGTCCGATCAGCCCGCGGCTGCAGAGCTGGCTGCCGCGCTGGCAGCAGCTGGCCGTGGTCAACGACCTCGGCATCAACCGCGGCAGCCTCGATCTCGAGGCCAGCCGCTCGCGGCGGGAGCTGCAACTGGAGGACCAGCTGCTGGTGATGCGCCAGGAGAACGAAACCCTGATCGAGCGCCTGGGCATCCAGGAACGGCTGCTGCGGATGGTCGCCCATGAACTCCGCACCCCCCTCACCGCCGCCAAGCTGGCCCTGCAGAGCCACCAGCTCGGCCAGATCGATGAGCGCCGCTACCAGGAGGTGGTGCGCCGCCGTCTCGATGACATCGAGGCCCTCTCCAAGGATCTGCTGGAGGTGGGCACCACCCGCTGGGAGGCCCTGTTCAACCCCAAGCGCCTGAGCCTCGGCAAGCTGGCCGCCGAGGCCATCCTCGAACTCGAGAAGCTCTGGGTGGGCAAGGCGCTGCGGCTGATCACCGACATCCCGGCCGACCTGCCGGACGTCTACGGCGACGAGCGGCGGCTGCACCAGGTTCTGCTCAACCTGCTGGAAAACGCCTTCAAGTTCACCCCCTCGGGCGGGGAGGTGAGGCTCACCCTGCTGCACCGCACCGAGCAGTGGCTGGAGGTGAGCGTGGGAGACAGCGGCCCGGGGATACCCGCCGCCCAGCAGAAGCAGATCTTTCTCGACCGGGTGCGGTTGCCGCAGACCGCCGACACCACCTCCGGCTATGGCGTCGGCCTGTCGGTGTGCCGCCGCATCGCCGAGGTCCACGGCGGCCGCATCTGGGTGGTGTCGGAGCCGGGGGAGGGGGCCTGCTTCCACGTGACCGTGCCGGTCTGGAGCGGGCAGGACCAACCTGCCTTGACGAAGGGTCACCCTGGCCCGTAG